A region from the Methanobrevibacter ruminantium genome encodes:
- a CDS encoding SseB family protein: protein MSILYNDKLEELMKIQSEMSEDENEHFLNEFRKSELLVPLQIELDSLDLENMNLEGLNEINEEVKFHLKSFVGPNGIKVIPIFTDEENIHDVQLNTTVGSLFMRDLYKSIVPIQDSFDQIIINPSAENEYKISIDDFLSLFDEEREFKDMMKEIEEEMLEDENMD from the coding sequence ATGAGCATACTCTATAATGATAAACTTGAAGAATTGATGAAGATACAATCAGAAATGAGCGAGGATGAAAATGAACACTTCCTAAATGAATTTAGAAAATCAGAACTGCTGGTTCCTCTTCAAATTGAGCTCGACTCACTTGACCTTGAAAACATGAATCTAGAGGGATTGAATGAGATAAATGAGGAAGTCAAGTTTCATCTAAAATCCTTTGTAGGGCCGAATGGAATCAAAGTCATCCCTATTTTTACAGATGAGGAAAACATTCATGATGTTCAATTGAACACAACTGTAGGATCATTGTTTATGAGAGACTTGTATAAGTCCATAGTTCCGATTCAAGACAGCTTTGATCAAATCATCATCAATCCAAGTGCAGAAAATGAATACAAGATAAGCATTGACGACTTCTTAAGTCTCTTTGATGAGGAAAGGGAATTCAAAGACATGATGAAAGAGATTGAAGAGGAAATGCTTGAAGATGAGAATATGGATTAA
- a CDS encoding SseB family protein, whose amino-acid sequence MTNLNNKKLKKLLKSKSRVKIEQNPDMFYKEFLKSEVFVPVIAIENEESLSDGDTLDLQIGFFDEENGDRNIYLFTDTNELEKAGYQIKSIAVNVMELSLILAQFDIDFHYIVINPYSVDSYKIDFDEFLEKNNF is encoded by the coding sequence ATGACTAACTTAAACAATAAAAAACTTAAAAAACTATTGAAATCCAAGTCAAGAGTCAAGATAGAACAGAACCCTGATATGTTCTATAAGGAATTCTTAAAATCAGAAGTTTTTGTTCCAGTTATCGCAATAGAAAATGAGGAATCATTAAGCGATGGGGACACACTTGACTTGCAGATTGGCTTCTTTGATGAGGAAAACGGAGACCGCAACATATACCTGTTTACAGATACAAACGAATTGGAAAAGGCAGGATACCAAATCAAGTCAATAGCTGTAAACGTGATGGAATTATCACTCATATTGGCACAGTTTGACATTGATTTCCATTATATTGTAATAAATCCATACAGCGTTGATTCATATAAGATAGACTTTGATGAATTTTTAGAGAAAAATAACTTTTAG